In Candidatus Desulfofervidus auxilii, one genomic interval encodes:
- a CDS encoding ParB N-terminal domain-containing protein, whose amino-acid sequence MLFEKLTQKQFTYEEVPLNKITIEEEDRIKPPAFLARNIKKLGLIHDVLLYKNGENYHVLTGRKRILSLKKSRVKTIPAKVLSEKPNNAEIALILLSENFIRKSSPAQEAQQIKNLIESGYSIEKIHKTTGIPIRMLKARLKLLKLNQEWFEKLQKGEITLSKALKIAELPEAVQKKLSGEKTKTIAEIENQLRTTRLQPIEQIELNWTVPEEKPQDKKQNLTQFLIRNNLYCQVTFIPVQGIFKAIVGTKKKKVIAEDKDIITSIIKAIEKLKGR is encoded by the coding sequence ATGCTCTTTGAAAAACTCACTCAAAAACAATTTACCTATGAGGAAGTTCCCCTCAACAAAATTACTATTGAAGAAGAAGACAGGATTAAACCACCAGCATTTTTGGCCAGAAATATCAAAAAACTGGGACTCATCCACGATGTGTTACTCTACAAGAATGGTGAAAATTACCACGTCCTCACAGGAAGAAAAAGAATTCTTTCTCTGAAAAAAAGCAGGGTTAAAACAATCCCCGCCAAGGTCCTCTCTGAAAAACCAAATAACGCCGAAATTGCACTTATACTACTCTCAGAAAACTTTATTCGCAAGTCAAGTCCAGCTCAGGAAGCACAGCAAATAAAAAACCTCATTGAATCAGGATATTCCATTGAGAAAATTCATAAAACAACAGGCATTCCCATAAGAATGCTTAAAGCAAGACTCAAACTTCTTAAACTCAATCAAGAATGGTTTGAAAAATTGCAAAAAGGAGAAATTACCCTTTCTAAAGCACTAAAAATCGCAGAACTTCCTGAAGCTGTCCAGAAAAAACTTTCAGGTGAGAAAACCAAAACAATTGCAGAAATAGAAAACCAGCTCAGGACAACCAGATTACAACCAATTGAACAGATTGAACTTAACTGGACTGTACCTGAAGAAAAACCACAGGATAAGAAGCAGAACCTTACACAATTTCTTATAAGAAATAACCTTTACTGCCAGGTCACTTTTATCCCCGTGCAGGGGATCTTTAAGGCCATAGTTGGTACAAAGAAAAAGAAGGTTATAGCAGAAGACAAAGACATTATCACCTCAATTATAAAGGCAATAGAAAAATTAAAAGGAAGGTAA
- a CDS encoding ribonucleoside triphosphate reductase, with amino-acid sequence MTGYVIKRDGKKVAFDCCRITKAVEKAFKASKEVNSPQAAAWRVTAMVLKWLDEEGKDTVHLEHIQDLVIRALHTLGYHQTEIRYAIYRHMHQQARVSRAGLLDVNDVIENYIKDHDWRVWENANIGFGFGGLLLHSAGAMIANYVLNYIYPEEIANAHREGFFHIHDLSMGITGYCCGHSLRQLLLEGFGGVTGKTSAMPPKHFGSALLQMVNYLGTLQNEWAGAQAFNNVDTLLAPFVRADCLSYKEVKQEIQQFIFNLNVTSRWGGQCVPTETECLTPQGWKKYNELKIGQKIVTFDIKTQSFKEDTLLKVNVYPYKDYLYTIGNQVVTPNHRVVVCQQDGIYKLIEAPFLLYHIDRFSIPHGYPQVKNVPLSKLKLNTLFYEGKVWCPTTKTGTFIARRNGDVFITGNSPFTNITLDFTIPEYLKKEAAIGPGGKTLDATYGDYQKEVDMINRAFLEVMLEGDAQGRIFPFPIPTYNITRDFNWDSENTKLLFEITAKYGIPYFQNFINSALKPQDVRSMCCRLNMNLKELRHKTGGLFASGDTTGSIGVVTLNLPRLAYLAKKNGEEFFALIEQYMELAKNSLEIKRKLLERNLERGLFPFTKRYLPRGFSTFFSTIGLIGMNEACLNLTGEDISAEEGQKLAIATLSFMREKLKQFQQETGHLYNLEATPAEGTSFRLAKIDKKDFPDIQTAGTDNSPYYTNSTQLPVNYTDDLVSALEHQEPLQCLYTGGTVFHCFLGERLPDTTTCKLLVKKILSNFRFPYLSITPTFSICPQHGYLSGEHFQCPQCGEECEVYSRVVGYYRPVKNWNKGKKQEFKERKTFKI; translated from the coding sequence ATGACAGGATACGTAATCAAGAGAGATGGAAAAAAAGTAGCCTTTGACTGCTGTAGAATCACAAAGGCAGTAGAAAAAGCGTTTAAGGCCTCAAAAGAGGTAAACTCACCCCAGGCAGCAGCCTGGCGTGTAACAGCAATGGTCCTTAAGTGGCTTGATGAGGAAGGCAAAGATACAGTCCACCTGGAACATATCCAGGACCTGGTTATAAGAGCACTTCACACCCTGGGCTACCATCAGACAGAAATCCGTTATGCCATCTACAGACACATGCACCAGCAGGCAAGAGTAAGCCGTGCAGGTCTTCTTGATGTAAATGATGTAATAGAAAACTACATCAAAGACCACGACTGGAGGGTATGGGAAAATGCAAATATAGGATTCGGGTTTGGAGGGTTGCTCCTCCACTCAGCAGGTGCAATGATTGCCAACTACGTGCTGAATTATATTTACCCGGAAGAAATCGCTAATGCACACAGAGAAGGTTTTTTCCATATCCACGATCTGAGCATGGGTATTACTGGATATTGCTGTGGCCATTCACTGAGACAGCTGTTACTTGAAGGTTTTGGTGGAGTAACAGGAAAAACCTCGGCCATGCCCCCAAAACACTTCGGCTCAGCACTCCTTCAGATGGTAAACTATCTGGGTACATTGCAAAACGAATGGGCAGGCGCCCAGGCATTCAACAATGTTGATACATTACTTGCTCCATTTGTCAGAGCCGATTGCCTTTCTTATAAAGAAGTCAAACAGGAAATCCAGCAGTTTATTTTTAATCTCAATGTCACTTCCAGATGGGGAGGACAATGTGTACCTACCGAAACTGAATGCCTTACACCACAAGGCTGGAAAAAATATAATGAGTTAAAAATAGGTCAAAAAATAGTTACCTTTGATATAAAAACACAATCTTTTAAAGAAGACACCCTTTTAAAGGTAAATGTCTATCCCTACAAGGATTACCTCTACACTATTGGAAACCAGGTAGTTACCCCCAATCACAGAGTGGTCGTCTGCCAACAAGATGGCATTTACAAACTCATAGAAGCACCATTCTTACTATATCACATTGACAGATTCTCCATACCCCACGGATATCCTCAGGTAAAAAACGTTCCTCTTTCTAAATTGAAACTCAACACCCTGTTCTATGAAGGGAAAGTCTGGTGTCCCACCACAAAAACAGGCACCTTCATTGCCAGAAGAAACGGCGACGTCTTTATTACAGGTAACTCTCCCTTTACCAACATTACCCTGGATTTCACCATACCCGAGTACCTCAAAAAAGAAGCTGCCATCGGTCCGGGTGGAAAAACCCTCGATGCCACCTATGGAGATTACCAGAAAGAGGTTGACATGATCAACAGAGCATTCCTTGAGGTAATGCTTGAGGGAGATGCTCAGGGAAGAATCTTCCCATTCCCCATACCAACCTACAACATAACCAGAGACTTCAACTGGGACAGCGAAAATACAAAATTACTCTTTGAGATAACAGCAAAGTATGGAATCCCATATTTTCAAAATTTCATAAATTCAGCTCTTAAGCCTCAAGACGTAAGGAGTATGTGCTGCAGGCTGAACATGAATCTGAAAGAATTACGCCATAAAACTGGTGGTTTATTTGCCTCAGGAGATACTACTGGCAGTATTGGTGTAGTGACTTTGAACTTACCCCGTTTAGCCTACCTGGCAAAGAAAAATGGAGAAGAATTTTTTGCACTTATTGAACAATACATGGAACTTGCAAAAAATAGCCTGGAGATAAAAAGAAAACTCCTTGAAAGAAACCTTGAAAGAGGACTCTTTCCGTTTACAAAAAGGTATCTGCCCAGAGGATTCAGCACATTTTTTTCCACCATCGGATTGATAGGAATGAACGAAGCCTGTCTGAACCTTACCGGTGAAGACATCAGTGCAGAAGAAGGTCAGAAGCTGGCCATCGCCACACTCTCCTTCATGAGGGAAAAACTCAAGCAGTTTCAGCAGGAAACAGGCCACCTCTATAATCTGGAAGCAACACCAGCAGAAGGCACCAGCTTCCGTCTGGCAAAAATAGACAAAAAAGACTTCCCGGATATCCAGACCGCCGGCACAGACAACTCTCCTTACTACACAAACTCCACTCAGTTACCTGTAAATTATACTGATGACCTGGTCTCTGCCCTGGAACACCAGGAACCACTCCAGTGCCTCTATACAGGTGGAACGGTCTTCCACTGCTTCCTTGGTGAAAGACTGCCTGATACCACAACCTGTAAACTTCTGGTGAAAAAGATACTATCAAATTTCAGATTTCCCTATCTTTCTATCACACCAACTTTCAGCATCTGCCCTCAACATGGCTATCTGAGCGGTGAGCACTTCCAGTGCCCTCAATGCGGAGAAGAATGCGAAGTCTACTCCCGTGTGGTTGGCTATTATCGACCGGTCAAAAACTGGAACAAAGGAAAAAAACAGGAATTTAAAGAAAGAAAAACATTTAAGATATAA
- a CDS encoding RNA-guided endonuclease InsQ/TnpB family protein, which yields MIVRQAYKFRLKTNEELEQKLVQFSGCCRFVWNKAIALIKFRLDHNISIPWYNDMAGFLGLWKRSEEYAFLNDAHSQILQQTLKDLYKAIESAFARGNGIRFPKFKKKYRHDSFRYPQGVKIDNRRIFLPKIGWVRFYKSREIEGKIKQVIVKREYKHWYVSVITEKEVEPITRLHSPIGIDLGVRKIITLSDGTYFKPLDLTKLEKKLKREQRRLAKKKKFSKNWYKQKARITKLWQKIKNKRYDYVHKLSTAIAKNHGIVVVEDLRIKNMTRSARGTIDNPGYNVKQKAGLNRSILRQAWGIFLRLLEYKLEWSGGRLVVVNPRYSSFTCPVCGLTSRENRKSQARFVCENCGFEANADFVAALNILERGFKNLSEDLCFLTQKRIKELVLELSTAGTAGGNACGGSALLPVKQEPAGNREGVMLPVKLKQGILSL from the coding sequence ATGATAGTCCGTCAAGCCTACAAATTTAGACTAAAGACCAATGAAGAATTAGAGCAAAAACTGGTTCAATTTTCTGGCTGCTGTCGCTTTGTCTGGAATAAGGCAATTGCTCTAATCAAATTTAGGCTTGATCATAACATTTCCATTCCCTGGTATAATGACATGGCGGGTTTTCTTGGCCTCTGGAAAAGAAGTGAAGAGTATGCTTTTTTGAATGACGCCCACTCTCAGATTCTTCAGCAAACCCTTAAAGACCTCTACAAAGCCATTGAGTCAGCCTTTGCCAGAGGAAACGGCATAAGGTTTCCGAAATTCAAAAAGAAATATCGTCATGATTCTTTTCGTTACCCTCAAGGAGTCAAGATAGATAATAGGCGAATATTCCTCCCCAAGATTGGTTGGGTAAGGTTTTACAAATCAAGGGAAATAGAAGGCAAGATTAAACAGGTAATCGTTAAAAGAGAGTATAAACACTGGTATGTAAGTGTAATCACAGAAAAGGAAGTAGAACCAATTACCAGACTACACAGTCCAATCGGCATTGATCTTGGTGTTAGAAAAATCATAACTCTTTCTGATGGAACATATTTTAAGCCACTTGATTTGACCAAACTAGAAAAGAAGCTCAAAAGAGAACAACGCAGGCTAGCCAAAAAGAAGAAATTTTCTAAAAACTGGTATAAACAAAAAGCTAGAATTACAAAACTCTGGCAGAAGATAAAAAACAAGAGATACGACTATGTTCACAAACTCTCAACCGCTATTGCCAAAAACCACGGCATAGTGGTTGTGGAGGATTTAAGAATAAAAAACATGACCAGATCAGCCAGAGGAACCATTGACAATCCTGGCTACAATGTCAAGCAAAAAGCGGGACTTAACAGGAGCATTCTGAGACAGGCGTGGGGAATATTTTTAAGGCTGCTTGAGTACAAACTTGAGTGGAGTGGTGGCAGGCTGGTGGTAGTTAATCCCAGGTATTCTTCTTTTACCTGCCCTGTTTGCGGTCTTACAAGCAGAGAGAACAGAAAAAGCCAGGCGAGGTTTGTATGCGAGAACTGCGGTTTTGAAGCCAATGCTGATTTTGTGGCAGCACTAAACATTCTTGAAAGAGGTTTTAAGAACCTGTCTGAAGATTTGTGTTTTCTTACCCAAAAGAGAATCAAAGAACTGGTTTTAGAACTATCTACCGCCGGGACGGCGGGAGGTAATGCCTGTGGAGGGAGTGCATTGCTCCCTGTGAAGCAGGAACCGGCAGGAAACCGTGAGGGAGTAATGCTCCCTGTTAAACTAAAACAGGGAATCCTCTCCCTTTAG
- a CDS encoding JAB domain-containing protein, with protein sequence MSSQQKTIYKCKFKTITLKIREKTPKYKVNSPEATFEFARKIYEQLDDDQEHCTVLFLNSKNQITGFKTIFSGGQNSAQVDPKIIFRNALLFGAVSIILIHNHPSGDVEPSEDDLEMTHKLKLAGEFLNIKVLDHIIISQSDFYSIASHLWK encoded by the coding sequence ATGAGTAGCCAGCAAAAAACAATCTATAAATGCAAATTCAAAACAATTACCCTTAAAATCAGAGAAAAAACACCAAAATACAAGGTGAATTCCCCAGAAGCTACTTTTGAGTTTGCAAGGAAGATCTATGAACAACTGGACGATGACCAGGAACATTGTACTGTATTGTTTTTAAACAGTAAAAATCAAATAACCGGTTTTAAGACCATTTTTTCCGGTGGACAGAACTCCGCCCAGGTTGACCCAAAAATAATTTTTAGAAATGCGCTCCTCTTCGGTGCAGTAAGCATCATTCTCATACATAATCATCCTTCAGGAGATGTCGAACCCTCCGAAGATGATCTGGAAATGACCCACAAATTAAAGTTAGCAGGGGAATTCCTAAACATCAAAGTGCTGGATCATATAATCATCAGCCAGAGTGACTTTTACAGCATAGCAAGCCATTTATGGAAATAA
- a CDS encoding HD-GYP domain-containing protein: protein MKKAIETIYTESLRLTLQNQLSTMTEFLPVWEHQVRVTALAGTLARELRLDVKKVKLAAALHDLGKFTWPRELFYKPNKFLTEKDWNIIFAHPRKSVEIIEEFNGHSSYLSTGNPSVCDIILFHHEKPDGNGYYRITDLPPETVILSVADIFEACSSNRSYRVALPARVAIELAVKDFKDYLGNNVKLIKDILHTSIQSSSWKKKPSKKK from the coding sequence ATGAAGAAAGCTATTGAGACTATCTATACAGAAAGCTTGCGGCTGACTCTCCAGAATCAACTTTCCACAATGACAGAATTTCTGCCTGTATGGGAGCACCAGGTTAGAGTTACCGCACTGGCTGGCACCCTGGCCAGGGAACTGCGACTGGACGTAAAAAAAGTTAAACTCGCTGCTGCCCTGCACGACCTGGGAAAATTCACCTGGCCAAGAGAACTTTTCTACAAGCCAAATAAATTCCTTACCGAGAAAGACTGGAATATCATCTTTGCACATCCCAGAAAAAGTGTGGAGATAATAGAAGAATTCAACGGCCACTCAAGTTATTTATCCACAGGTAATCCATCTGTCTGTGATATCATACTGTTCCACCACGAAAAGCCAGACGGCAATGGTTACTACCGGATTACCGACCTTCCCCCTGAAACAGTAATCCTCTCTGTTGCAGACATCTTTGAGGCCTGCTCATCAAACAGAAGTTACAGGGTAGCACTTCCTGCCCGTGTAGCAATAGAGCTGGCTGTGAAGGATTTTAAAGACTACCTGGGAAATAATGTAAAATTGATAAAAGATATCCTGCATACATCAATCCAGTCCTCTTCATGGAAGAAAAAACCTTCCAAGAAAAAATAG